In Homo sapiens chromosome 11, GRCh38.p14 Primary Assembly, one DNA window encodes the following:
- the SLC43A1 gene encoding large neutral amino acids transporter small subunit 3 isoform X1 — translation MRIPSPPGRSDWLGASMAPTLQQAYRRRWWMACTAVLENLFFSAVLLGWGSLLIILKNEGFYSSTCPAESSTNTTQDEQRRWPGCDQQDEMLNLGFTIGSFVLSATTLPLGILMDRFGPRPVRLVGSACFTASCTLMALASRDVEALSPLIFLALSLNGFGGICLTFTSLTLPNMFGNLRSTLMALMIGSYASSAITFPGIKLIYDAGVAFVVIMFTWSGLACLIFLNCTLNWPIEAFPAPEEVNYTKKIKLSGLALDHKVTGDLFYTHVTTMGQRLSQKAPSLEDGSDAFMSPQDVRGTSENLPERSVPLRKSLCSPTFLWSLLTMGMTQLRIIFYMAAVNKMLEYLVTGGQEHETNEQQQKVAETVGFYSSVFGAMQLLCLLTCPLIGYIMDWRIKDCVDAPTQGTVLGDARDGVATKSIRPRYCKIQKLTNAISAFTLTNLLLVGFGITCLINNLHLQFVTFVLHTIVRGFFHSACGSLYAAVFPSNHFGTLTGLQSLISAVFALLQQPLFMAMVGPLKGEPFWVNLGLLLFSLLGFLLPSYLFYYRARLQQEYAANGMGPLKVLSGSEVTA, via the exons atgagaaTACCGAGTCCCCCTGGAAGAAGTGACTG GCTCGGGGCCAGCATGGCCCCCACGCTGCAACAGGCGTACCGGAGGCGCTGGTGGATGGCCTGCACGGCTGTGCTGGAGAACCTCTTCTTCTCTGCTGTACTCCTGGGCTGGGGCTCCCTGTTGATCATTCTGAAGAACGAGGGCTTCTATTCCAGCACGTGCCCAG CTGAGAGCAGCACCAACACCACCCAGGATGAGCAGCGCAGGTGGCCAGGCTGTGACCAGCAGGACGAGATGCTCAACCTGGGCTTCACCATTGGTTCCTTCGTGCTCAGCGCCACCACCCTGCCACTGGGGATCCTCATGGACCGCTTTGGCCCCCGACCCGTGCGGCTGGTTGGCAG TGCCTGCTTCACTGCGTCCTGCACCCTCATGGCCCTGGCCTCCCGGGACGTGGAAG CTCTGTCTCCGTTGATATTCCTGGCGCTGTCCCTGAATGGCTTTGGTGGCATCTGCCTAACGTTCACTTCACTCACG CTGCCCAACATGTTTGGGAACCTGCGCTCCACGTTAATGGCCCTCATGATTGGCTCTTACGCCTCTTCTGCCATTACGTTCCCAGGAATCAAG CTGATCTACGATGCCGGTGTGGCCTTCGTGGTCATCATGTTCACCTGGTCTGGCCTGGCCTGCCTTATCTTTCTGAACTGCACCCTCAACTGGCCCATCGAAGCCTTTCCTGCCCCTGAGGAAGTCAATTACAC GAAGAAGATCAAGCTGAGTGGGCTGGCCCTGGACCACAAGGTGACAGGTGACCTCTTCTACACCCATGTGACCACCATGGGCCAGAGGCTCAGCCAGAAGGCCCCCAGCCTGGAGGACGGTTCGGATGCCTTCATGTCACCCCAGGATGTTCGGGGCACCTCAGAAAACCTTCCTGAGA GGTCTGTCCCCTTACGCAAGAGCCTCTGCTCCCCCACTTTCCTGTGGAGCCTCCTCACCATGGGCATGACCCAGCTGCGGATCATCTTCTACATGGCTGCTGTGAACAAGATGCTGGAGTACCTTGTGACTGGTGGCCAGGAGCATG AGACAAATGAACAGCAACAAAAGGTGGCAGAGACAG TTGGGTTCTACTCCTCCGTCTTCGGGGCCATGCAGCTGTTGTGCCTTCTCACCTGCCCCCTCATTGGCTACATCATGGACTGGCGGATCAAGGACTGCGTGGACGCCCCAACTCAGGGCACTGTCCTCGGAGATGCCAG GGACGGGGTTGCTACCAAATCCATCAGACCACGCTACTGCAAGATCCAAAAGCTCACCAATGCCATCAGTGCCTTCACCCTGACCAACCTGCTGCTTGTGGGTTTTGGCATCACCTGTCTCATCAACAACTTACACCTCCAG tttgtgACCTTTGTCCTGCACACCATTGTTCGAGGTTTCTTCCACTCAGCCTGTGGGAGTCTCTATGCTGCAGT GTTCCCATCCAACCACTTTGGGACGCTGACAGGCCTGCAGTCCCTCATCAGTGCTGTGTTCGCCTTGCTTCAGCAGCCACTTTTCATGGCGATGGTGGGACCCCTGAAAGGAGAGCCCTTCTGG GTGAATCTGGGCCTCCTGCTATTCTCACTCCTGGGATTCCTGTTGCCTTCCTACCTCTTCTATTACCGTGCCCGGCTCCAGCAGGAGTACGCCGCCAATGGGATGGGCCCACTGAAGGTGCTTAGCGGCTCTGAGGTGACCGCATAG
- the SLC43A1 gene encoding large neutral amino acids transporter small subunit 3, whose amino-acid sequence MAPTLQQAYRRRWWMACTAVLENLFFSAVLLGWGSLLIILKNEGFYSSTCPAESSTNTTQDEQRRWPGCDQQDEMLNLGFTIGSFVLSATTLPLGILMDRFGPRPVRLVGSACFTASCTLMALASRDVEALSPLIFLALSLNGFGGICLTFTSLTLPNMFGNLRSTLMALMIGSYASSAITFPGIKLIYDAGVAFVVIMFTWSGLACLIFLNCTLNWPIEAFPAPEEVNYTKKIKLSGLALDHKVTGDLFYTHVTTMGQRLSQKAPSLEDGSDAFMSPQDVRGTSENLPERSVPLRKSLCSPTFLWSLLTMGMTQLRIIFYMAAVNKMLEYLVTGGQEHETNEQQQKVAETVGFYSSVFGAMQLLCLLTCPLIGYIMDWRIKDCVDAPTQGTVLGDARDGVATKSIRPRYCKIQKLTNAISAFTLTNLLLVGFGITCLINNLHLQFVTFVLHTIVRGFFHSACGSLYAAVFPSNHFGTLTGLQSLISAVFALLQQPLFMAMVGPLKGEPFWVNLGLLLFSLLGFLLPSYLFYYRARLQQEYAANGMGPLKVLSGSEVTA is encoded by the exons ATGGCCCCCACGCTGCAACAGGCGTACCGGAGGCGCTGGTGGATGGCCTGCACGGCTGTGCTGGAGAACCTCTTCTTCTCTGCTGTACTCCTGGGCTGGGGCTCCCTGTTGATCATTCTGAAGAACGAGGGCTTCTATTCCAGCACGTGCCCAG CTGAGAGCAGCACCAACACCACCCAGGATGAGCAGCGCAGGTGGCCAGGCTGTGACCAGCAGGACGAGATGCTCAACCTGGGCTTCACCATTGGTTCCTTCGTGCTCAGCGCCACCACCCTGCCACTGGGGATCCTCATGGACCGCTTTGGCCCCCGACCCGTGCGGCTGGTTGGCAG TGCCTGCTTCACTGCGTCCTGCACCCTCATGGCCCTGGCCTCCCGGGACGTGGAAG CTCTGTCTCCGTTGATATTCCTGGCGCTGTCCCTGAATGGCTTTGGTGGCATCTGCCTAACGTTCACTTCACTCACG CTGCCCAACATGTTTGGGAACCTGCGCTCCACGTTAATGGCCCTCATGATTGGCTCTTACGCCTCTTCTGCCATTACGTTCCCAGGAATCAAG CTGATCTACGATGCCGGTGTGGCCTTCGTGGTCATCATGTTCACCTGGTCTGGCCTGGCCTGCCTTATCTTTCTGAACTGCACCCTCAACTGGCCCATCGAAGCCTTTCCTGCCCCTGAGGAAGTCAATTACAC GAAGAAGATCAAGCTGAGTGGGCTGGCCCTGGACCACAAGGTGACAGGTGACCTCTTCTACACCCATGTGACCACCATGGGCCAGAGGCTCAGCCAGAAGGCCCCCAGCCTGGAGGACGGTTCGGATGCCTTCATGTCACCCCAGGATGTTCGGGGCACCTCAGAAAACCTTCCTGAGA GGTCTGTCCCCTTACGCAAGAGCCTCTGCTCCCCCACTTTCCTGTGGAGCCTCCTCACCATGGGCATGACCCAGCTGCGGATCATCTTCTACATGGCTGCTGTGAACAAGATGCTGGAGTACCTTGTGACTGGTGGCCAGGAGCATG AGACAAATGAACAGCAACAAAAGGTGGCAGAGACAG TTGGGTTCTACTCCTCCGTCTTCGGGGCCATGCAGCTGTTGTGCCTTCTCACCTGCCCCCTCATTGGCTACATCATGGACTGGCGGATCAAGGACTGCGTGGACGCCCCAACTCAGGGCACTGTCCTCGGAGATGCCAG GGACGGGGTTGCTACCAAATCCATCAGACCACGCTACTGCAAGATCCAAAAGCTCACCAATGCCATCAGTGCCTTCACCCTGACCAACCTGCTGCTTGTGGGTTTTGGCATCACCTGTCTCATCAACAACTTACACCTCCAG tttgtgACCTTTGTCCTGCACACCATTGTTCGAGGTTTCTTCCACTCAGCCTGTGGGAGTCTCTATGCTGCAGT GTTCCCATCCAACCACTTTGGGACGCTGACAGGCCTGCAGTCCCTCATCAGTGCTGTGTTCGCCTTGCTTCAGCAGCCACTTTTCATGGCGATGGTGGGACCCCTGAAAGGAGAGCCCTTCTGG GTGAATCTGGGCCTCCTGCTATTCTCACTCCTGGGATTCCTGTTGCCTTCCTACCTCTTCTATTACCGTGCCCGGCTCCAGCAGGAGTACGCCGCCAATGGGATGGGCCCACTGAAGGTGCTTAGCGGCTCTGAGGTGACCGCATAG
- the SLC43A1 gene encoding large neutral amino acids transporter small subunit 3 isoform X3, which translates to MAPTLQQAYRRRWWMACTAVLENLFFSAVLLGWGSLLIILKNEGFYSSTCPAESSTNTTQDEQRRWPGCDQQDEMLNLGFTIGSFVLSATTLPLGILMDRFGPRPVRLVGSACFTASCTLMALASRDVEALSPLIFLALSLNGFGGICLTFTSLTLIYDAGVAFVVIMFTWSGLACLIFLNCTLNWPIEAFPAPEEVNYTKKIKLSGLALDHKVTGDLFYTHVTTMGQRLSQKAPSLEDGSDAFMSPQDVRGTSENLPERSVPLRKSLCSPTFLWSLLTMGMTQLRIIFYMAAVNKMLEYLVTGGQEHETNEQQQKVAETVGFYSSVFGAMQLLCLLTCPLIGYIMDWRIKDCVDAPTQGTVLGDARDGVATKSIRPRYCKIQKLTNAISAFTLTNLLLVGFGITCLINNLHLQFVTFVLHTIVRGFFHSACGSLYAAVFPSNHFGTLTGLQSLISAVFALLQQPLFMAMVGPLKGEPFWVNLGLLLFSLLGFLLPSYLFYYRARLQQEYAANGMGPLKVLSGSEVTA; encoded by the exons ATGGCCCCCACGCTGCAACAGGCGTACCGGAGGCGCTGGTGGATGGCCTGCACGGCTGTGCTGGAGAACCTCTTCTTCTCTGCTGTACTCCTGGGCTGGGGCTCCCTGTTGATCATTCTGAAGAACGAGGGCTTCTATTCCAGCACGTGCCCAG CTGAGAGCAGCACCAACACCACCCAGGATGAGCAGCGCAGGTGGCCAGGCTGTGACCAGCAGGACGAGATGCTCAACCTGGGCTTCACCATTGGTTCCTTCGTGCTCAGCGCCACCACCCTGCCACTGGGGATCCTCATGGACCGCTTTGGCCCCCGACCCGTGCGGCTGGTTGGCAG TGCCTGCTTCACTGCGTCCTGCACCCTCATGGCCCTGGCCTCCCGGGACGTGGAAG CTCTGTCTCCGTTGATATTCCTGGCGCTGTCCCTGAATGGCTTTGGTGGCATCTGCCTAACGTTCACTTCACTCACG CTGATCTACGATGCCGGTGTGGCCTTCGTGGTCATCATGTTCACCTGGTCTGGCCTGGCCTGCCTTATCTTTCTGAACTGCACCCTCAACTGGCCCATCGAAGCCTTTCCTGCCCCTGAGGAAGTCAATTACAC GAAGAAGATCAAGCTGAGTGGGCTGGCCCTGGACCACAAGGTGACAGGTGACCTCTTCTACACCCATGTGACCACCATGGGCCAGAGGCTCAGCCAGAAGGCCCCCAGCCTGGAGGACGGTTCGGATGCCTTCATGTCACCCCAGGATGTTCGGGGCACCTCAGAAAACCTTCCTGAGA GGTCTGTCCCCTTACGCAAGAGCCTCTGCTCCCCCACTTTCCTGTGGAGCCTCCTCACCATGGGCATGACCCAGCTGCGGATCATCTTCTACATGGCTGCTGTGAACAAGATGCTGGAGTACCTTGTGACTGGTGGCCAGGAGCATG AGACAAATGAACAGCAACAAAAGGTGGCAGAGACAG TTGGGTTCTACTCCTCCGTCTTCGGGGCCATGCAGCTGTTGTGCCTTCTCACCTGCCCCCTCATTGGCTACATCATGGACTGGCGGATCAAGGACTGCGTGGACGCCCCAACTCAGGGCACTGTCCTCGGAGATGCCAG GGACGGGGTTGCTACCAAATCCATCAGACCACGCTACTGCAAGATCCAAAAGCTCACCAATGCCATCAGTGCCTTCACCCTGACCAACCTGCTGCTTGTGGGTTTTGGCATCACCTGTCTCATCAACAACTTACACCTCCAG tttgtgACCTTTGTCCTGCACACCATTGTTCGAGGTTTCTTCCACTCAGCCTGTGGGAGTCTCTATGCTGCAGT GTTCCCATCCAACCACTTTGGGACGCTGACAGGCCTGCAGTCCCTCATCAGTGCTGTGTTCGCCTTGCTTCAGCAGCCACTTTTCATGGCGATGGTGGGACCCCTGAAAGGAGAGCCCTTCTGG GTGAATCTGGGCCTCCTGCTATTCTCACTCCTGGGATTCCTGTTGCCTTCCTACCTCTTCTATTACCGTGCCCGGCTCCAGCAGGAGTACGCCGCCAATGGGATGGGCCCACTGAAGGTGCTTAGCGGCTCTGAGGTGACCGCATAG
- the SLC43A1 gene encoding large neutral amino acids transporter small subunit 3 isoform X2: MRIPSPPGRSDWLGASMAPTLQQAYRRRWWMACTAVLENLFFSAVLLGWGSLLIILKNEGFYSSTCPAESSTNTTQDEQRRWPGCDQQDEMLNLGFTIGSFVLSATTLPLGILMDRFGPRPVRLVGSACFTASCTLMALASRDVEALSPLIFLALSLNGFGGICLTFTSLTLIYDAGVAFVVIMFTWSGLACLIFLNCTLNWPIEAFPAPEEVNYTKKIKLSGLALDHKVTGDLFYTHVTTMGQRLSQKAPSLEDGSDAFMSPQDVRGTSENLPERSVPLRKSLCSPTFLWSLLTMGMTQLRIIFYMAAVNKMLEYLVTGGQEHETNEQQQKVAETVGFYSSVFGAMQLLCLLTCPLIGYIMDWRIKDCVDAPTQGTVLGDARDGVATKSIRPRYCKIQKLTNAISAFTLTNLLLVGFGITCLINNLHLQFVTFVLHTIVRGFFHSACGSLYAAVFPSNHFGTLTGLQSLISAVFALLQQPLFMAMVGPLKGEPFWVNLGLLLFSLLGFLLPSYLFYYRARLQQEYAANGMGPLKVLSGSEVTA, encoded by the exons atgagaaTACCGAGTCCCCCTGGAAGAAGTGACTG GCTCGGGGCCAGCATGGCCCCCACGCTGCAACAGGCGTACCGGAGGCGCTGGTGGATGGCCTGCACGGCTGTGCTGGAGAACCTCTTCTTCTCTGCTGTACTCCTGGGCTGGGGCTCCCTGTTGATCATTCTGAAGAACGAGGGCTTCTATTCCAGCACGTGCCCAG CTGAGAGCAGCACCAACACCACCCAGGATGAGCAGCGCAGGTGGCCAGGCTGTGACCAGCAGGACGAGATGCTCAACCTGGGCTTCACCATTGGTTCCTTCGTGCTCAGCGCCACCACCCTGCCACTGGGGATCCTCATGGACCGCTTTGGCCCCCGACCCGTGCGGCTGGTTGGCAG TGCCTGCTTCACTGCGTCCTGCACCCTCATGGCCCTGGCCTCCCGGGACGTGGAAG CTCTGTCTCCGTTGATATTCCTGGCGCTGTCCCTGAATGGCTTTGGTGGCATCTGCCTAACGTTCACTTCACTCACG CTGATCTACGATGCCGGTGTGGCCTTCGTGGTCATCATGTTCACCTGGTCTGGCCTGGCCTGCCTTATCTTTCTGAACTGCACCCTCAACTGGCCCATCGAAGCCTTTCCTGCCCCTGAGGAAGTCAATTACAC GAAGAAGATCAAGCTGAGTGGGCTGGCCCTGGACCACAAGGTGACAGGTGACCTCTTCTACACCCATGTGACCACCATGGGCCAGAGGCTCAGCCAGAAGGCCCCCAGCCTGGAGGACGGTTCGGATGCCTTCATGTCACCCCAGGATGTTCGGGGCACCTCAGAAAACCTTCCTGAGA GGTCTGTCCCCTTACGCAAGAGCCTCTGCTCCCCCACTTTCCTGTGGAGCCTCCTCACCATGGGCATGACCCAGCTGCGGATCATCTTCTACATGGCTGCTGTGAACAAGATGCTGGAGTACCTTGTGACTGGTGGCCAGGAGCATG AGACAAATGAACAGCAACAAAAGGTGGCAGAGACAG TTGGGTTCTACTCCTCCGTCTTCGGGGCCATGCAGCTGTTGTGCCTTCTCACCTGCCCCCTCATTGGCTACATCATGGACTGGCGGATCAAGGACTGCGTGGACGCCCCAACTCAGGGCACTGTCCTCGGAGATGCCAG GGACGGGGTTGCTACCAAATCCATCAGACCACGCTACTGCAAGATCCAAAAGCTCACCAATGCCATCAGTGCCTTCACCCTGACCAACCTGCTGCTTGTGGGTTTTGGCATCACCTGTCTCATCAACAACTTACACCTCCAG tttgtgACCTTTGTCCTGCACACCATTGTTCGAGGTTTCTTCCACTCAGCCTGTGGGAGTCTCTATGCTGCAGT GTTCCCATCCAACCACTTTGGGACGCTGACAGGCCTGCAGTCCCTCATCAGTGCTGTGTTCGCCTTGCTTCAGCAGCCACTTTTCATGGCGATGGTGGGACCCCTGAAAGGAGAGCCCTTCTGG GTGAATCTGGGCCTCCTGCTATTCTCACTCCTGGGATTCCTGTTGCCTTCCTACCTCTTCTATTACCGTGCCCGGCTCCAGCAGGAGTACGCCGCCAATGGGATGGGCCCACTGAAGGTGCTTAGCGGCTCTGAGGTGACCGCATAG
- the SLC43A1 gene encoding large neutral amino acids transporter small subunit 3 isoform X4: MLNLGFTIGSFVLSATTLPLGILMDRFGPRPVRLVGSACFTASCTLMALASRDVEALSPLIFLALSLNGFGGICLTFTSLTLPNMFGNLRSTLMALMIGSYASSAITFPGIKLIYDAGVAFVVIMFTWSGLACLIFLNCTLNWPIEAFPAPEEVNYTKKIKLSGLALDHKVTGDLFYTHVTTMGQRLSQKAPSLEDGSDAFMSPQDVRGTSENLPERSVPLRKSLCSPTFLWSLLTMGMTQLRIIFYMAAVNKMLEYLVTGGQEHETNEQQQKVAETVGFYSSVFGAMQLLCLLTCPLIGYIMDWRIKDCVDAPTQGTVLGDARDGVATKSIRPRYCKIQKLTNAISAFTLTNLLLVGFGITCLINNLHLQFVTFVLHTIVRGFFHSACGSLYAAVFPSNHFGTLTGLQSLISAVFALLQQPLFMAMVGPLKGEPFWVNLGLLLFSLLGFLLPSYLFYYRARLQQEYAANGMGPLKVLSGSEVTA; encoded by the exons ATGCTCAACCTGGGCTTCACCATTGGTTCCTTCGTGCTCAGCGCCACCACCCTGCCACTGGGGATCCTCATGGACCGCTTTGGCCCCCGACCCGTGCGGCTGGTTGGCAG TGCCTGCTTCACTGCGTCCTGCACCCTCATGGCCCTGGCCTCCCGGGACGTGGAAG CTCTGTCTCCGTTGATATTCCTGGCGCTGTCCCTGAATGGCTTTGGTGGCATCTGCCTAACGTTCACTTCACTCACG CTGCCCAACATGTTTGGGAACCTGCGCTCCACGTTAATGGCCCTCATGATTGGCTCTTACGCCTCTTCTGCCATTACGTTCCCAGGAATCAAG CTGATCTACGATGCCGGTGTGGCCTTCGTGGTCATCATGTTCACCTGGTCTGGCCTGGCCTGCCTTATCTTTCTGAACTGCACCCTCAACTGGCCCATCGAAGCCTTTCCTGCCCCTGAGGAAGTCAATTACAC GAAGAAGATCAAGCTGAGTGGGCTGGCCCTGGACCACAAGGTGACAGGTGACCTCTTCTACACCCATGTGACCACCATGGGCCAGAGGCTCAGCCAGAAGGCCCCCAGCCTGGAGGACGGTTCGGATGCCTTCATGTCACCCCAGGATGTTCGGGGCACCTCAGAAAACCTTCCTGAGA GGTCTGTCCCCTTACGCAAGAGCCTCTGCTCCCCCACTTTCCTGTGGAGCCTCCTCACCATGGGCATGACCCAGCTGCGGATCATCTTCTACATGGCTGCTGTGAACAAGATGCTGGAGTACCTTGTGACTGGTGGCCAGGAGCATG AGACAAATGAACAGCAACAAAAGGTGGCAGAGACAG TTGGGTTCTACTCCTCCGTCTTCGGGGCCATGCAGCTGTTGTGCCTTCTCACCTGCCCCCTCATTGGCTACATCATGGACTGGCGGATCAAGGACTGCGTGGACGCCCCAACTCAGGGCACTGTCCTCGGAGATGCCAG GGACGGGGTTGCTACCAAATCCATCAGACCACGCTACTGCAAGATCCAAAAGCTCACCAATGCCATCAGTGCCTTCACCCTGACCAACCTGCTGCTTGTGGGTTTTGGCATCACCTGTCTCATCAACAACTTACACCTCCAG tttgtgACCTTTGTCCTGCACACCATTGTTCGAGGTTTCTTCCACTCAGCCTGTGGGAGTCTCTATGCTGCAGT GTTCCCATCCAACCACTTTGGGACGCTGACAGGCCTGCAGTCCCTCATCAGTGCTGTGTTCGCCTTGCTTCAGCAGCCACTTTTCATGGCGATGGTGGGACCCCTGAAAGGAGAGCCCTTCTGG GTGAATCTGGGCCTCCTGCTATTCTCACTCCTGGGATTCCTGTTGCCTTCCTACCTCTTCTATTACCGTGCCCGGCTCCAGCAGGAGTACGCCGCCAATGGGATGGGCCCACTGAAGGTGCTTAGCGGCTCTGAGGTGACCGCATAG